From Treponema sp. OMZ 787:
CATTTTTATTACTTTCTATCCCATGTAAAGAACTTCATCGGCAAGGTTGGCAGCCTCGTCCTTGTCGTGGGTAACATAGACGGCCGTGTATCCCAAACTCTCCTGCTTGGCCCTAAGTTCTTTTCGTAAGTGCAGGCGGAGATCTGCATCGAGGGCTGAGAGGGGTTCATCAAAGAGGATGAGGGAGGGGCTCACTGCAAGGCTGCGTGCAAGAGAAACCCTCTGCTTTTCTCCGCCCGAAAGAAGATCGGTTTTGCGCTTTTGTAAGGCTTCTAAATGAAAAAGCTCGACAAGAGGGGCGATTGTTTTGCGGGCTTCCTTTTTGGACATGCCT
This genomic window contains:
- a CDS encoding ABC transporter ATP-binding protein, producing MEHERAFLQLKNIKKHFTEKDISISFELKKGKALALLGPSGCGKTTVLKIIAGLIAPDSGEIVLDGKDISRIPPGKRGIGMVFQDYALFPHLNVEENIFYGLVSKGMSKKEARKTIAPLVELFHLEALQKRKTDLLSGGEKQRVSLARSLAVSPSLILFDEPLSALDADLRLHLRKELRAKQESLGYTAVYVTHDKDEAANLADEVLYMG